One Triticum dicoccoides isolate Atlit2015 ecotype Zavitan chromosome 5B, WEW_v2.0, whole genome shotgun sequence genomic window carries:
- the LOC119305127 gene encoding tricetin 3',4',5'-O-trimethyltransferase-like translates to MADDREAFMYALQLSLAPIVPMTLKSAVELGMLEILVGAGGKMLSPWEVAAQLPSANPCAPATLDRMLRLLASYNIVSCEVQQGKDGLLARRYGAAPVCKWLTPDKDGASLGPLVLLNDKILMETWYHLKDTVLDGGQPFDRAYGMTLFDYQAVDPRFNGVFNVAMKSHSTFIIRNLLQFYRGFDDDAVSTLVDVGGGLGATLHAITSRYPHIKGVNFDLPHVISQAPSFTRVQHVSGDMFDKVPSGDAILMKWILHDWTDEHCTKLLRNCYDALPGHGKVVVVDCVLPDKPDDTPEVKTMFELDILMLMQTPGGKERCLKEFQELARTAGFVSVNATHICSSAWVVELMK, encoded by the coding sequence ATGGCGGACGACAGGGAGGCCTTCATGTACGCGTTGCAGCTCTCATTGGCGCCTATCGTGCCAATGACACTCAAGAGCGCGGTGGAGCTGGGCATGCTAGAGATCCTTGTCGGCGCCGGTGGGAAGATGCTGTCGCCGTGGGAGGTGGCCGCGCAGCTGCCGTCGGCTAACCCGTGCGCCCCGGCTACGCTGGACCGCATGCTGCGGCTGCTGGCGTCGTACAACATCGTGTCATGCGAAGTGCAGCAAGGCAAGGACGGCCTGCTTGCCCGCCGGTACGGCGCCGCACCGGTGTGCAAGTGGCTCACCCCTGACAAGGACGGCGCTTCCCTaggcccgctcgtcctcctgaaCGACAAGATCCTTATGGAGACCTGGTATCATCTCAAGGACACGGTCCTGGACGGTGGCCAACCCTTCGACAGGGCATACGGAATGACGCTGTTCGATTACCAGGCCGTGGATCCGCGATTCAACGGCGTGTTTAATGTGGCCATGAAAAGCCACTCCACCTTCATCATCAGGAACCTCCTCCAGTTCTACAGGGGCTTTGATGATGATGCCGTCAGTACACTTGTCGATGTCGGTGGCGGCCTCGGCGCCACCCTCCACGCCATCACTTCCAGGTACCCGCACATCAAGGGGGTAAACTTCGACCTCCCCCACGTCATCTCCCAAGCGCCTTCTTTCACACGCGTGCAGCATGTGAGCGGCGACATGTTCGACAAGGTGCCCTCTGGGGACGCCATCCTCATGAAGTGGATACTCCATGATTGGACCGACGAGCACTGCACCAAGCTTCTGAGGAACTGCTACGATGCACTGCCTGGGCACGGCAAGGTGGTCGTCGTGGACTGCGTCCTGCCGGACAAACCGGATGACACGCCCGAGGTGAAGACGATGTTCGAGCTGGATATTCTCATGCTCATGCAGACGCCCGGCGGCAAGGAGAGGTGTCTGAAGGAGTTCCAAGAGCTGGCCAGGACCGCCGGTTTTGTCAGCGTCAACGCCACCCACATCTGCAGCAGCGCCTGGGTCGTTGAGCTGATGAAGTAA